One region of Juglans regia cultivar Chandler chromosome 4, Walnut 2.0, whole genome shotgun sequence genomic DNA includes:
- the LOC118348142 gene encoding uncharacterized protein LOC118348142 has translation MEEIREVAKAYYVNLTKQQQEKAQDDFKNMKMENNKSMSLNDFLDFVLQDNYPKSVACSLFKDLDVNDDGSLDFDEFITLFYLYQSKRLLYCRGCETFLNGLYFTCIKCFDSTNNSYDLCSLCYRKKNIQHDHGDAVFLDNYALLRRNIKRSSETAVDPVQVEKDENEGQYVSELSDHQENIATEADLDDSNYQVHVFHTVLR, from the exons ATGGAGGAGATCCGTGAGGTTGCTAAAGCTTATTACGTAAACTTGACAAAGCAGCAGCAGGAGAAAGCCCAGGATGatttcaaaaatatgaagatgGAAAACAATAAGAGCATGAGCCTAAATGATTTCTTGGATTTCGTCCTGCAAGACAATTATCCAAAAAGTGTTGCTTGTTCTTTGTTCAAGGATCTAGACGTAAATGATGATGGCAGCCTGGATTTCGACGAGTTTATCACCTTGTTCTATCTGTATCAAAGCAAGAGGCTATTGTATTGTCGTGGCTGCGAAACGTTTCTTAATGGACTCTATTTCACTTGCATCAAATGCTTTGATTCCACCAATAATAGCTACGACCTCTGCTCCTTGTGTTAccggaaaaaaaatattcagcATGACCATGGAGATGCAGTCTTCTTGGACAACTACGCTTTACTCCGCCGGAACATCAAACGCTCATCGGAAACGGCAGTAGACCCAGTTCAG GTTGAAAAGGATGAAAATGAAGGTCAATATGTCTCTGAATTATCGGATCATCAG GAAAACATTGCAACTGAAGCAGATTTAGATGACTCCAATTACCag GTACATGTTTTCCACACAGTACTTAGATGA